From one Rosa rugosa chromosome 4, drRosRugo1.1, whole genome shotgun sequence genomic stretch:
- the LOC133746356 gene encoding phragmoplastin DRP1A-like isoform X2 — MISSVPIHLSIYSPNVINLTHLDLPGLTKVAVGSMRSFAILDESITGTFKQLIPWTKEEVSMCNLSVICWMKAQC; from the exons ATGATCTCCAGTGTTCCAATTCATCTTAGCATATATTCTCCTAATG TTATCAACTTGACACATCTTGACCTTCCTGGGCTTACAAAAGTTGCTGTTG GATCAATGAGGTCTTTTGCTATACTAGATGAATCGATCACTGGTACATTCAAACAATTGATACCTTGGACAAAAGAAGAGGTCAGTATGTGCAATCTTAGTGTGATAT GTTGGATGAAAGCTCAATGCTAG
- the LOC133746356 gene encoding phragmoplastin DRP1A-like isoform X1, with protein sequence MISSVPIHLSIYSPNVINLTHLDLPGLTKVAVGSMRSFAILDESITGTFKQLIPWTKEEVSMCNLSVIFDRLDESSMLAIS encoded by the exons ATGATCTCCAGTGTTCCAATTCATCTTAGCATATATTCTCCTAATG TTATCAACTTGACACATCTTGACCTTCCTGGGCTTACAAAAGTTGCTGTTG GATCAATGAGGTCTTTTGCTATACTAGATGAATCGATCACTGGTACATTCAAACAATTGATACCTTGGACAAAAGAAGAGGTCAGTATGTGCAATCTTAGTGTGATAT ttgatagGTTGGATGAAAGCTCAATGCTAGCTATTAGTTGA